In Leptospira bourretii, the sequence AGACGAAGGCTTTTCGTCTCTAAAACCCAAAACAAAATCCCATCGTTTCCGTTCTGATGTAGATGAATTTCGTTGTGTGGAATGCAAACAAATGGTTTTTCCACCTGGATTTGGAACAGACCAGAGAAACCATTGTCCCAATTGTTTGACGAGTTTGCATCTGGACAATTCTCCCGGTGACCGTGCTGCCACATGTGGAAGTAAGATGGAAGCGATTTCCATTTGGGTGAGAAAAGGGGAATGGGTGATTTTACACCGATGTAAGGGATGTGGAGTGATCCATGCCAATCGGATTGGGCCAGATGACAACGAGGCACTTCTTGTTTCGCTTGCTGCCCAAGCAATGGCAAAACCAAGTTTTCGATTGTTTACAGAAAATCCGGTGGAAGATCCACCGGATGACAAATGTTAAACTATTGTTTCGGCATATTAGGATTGTCCTACTATGCTTTCGGTTTTTTCCCTTCGGTTAGGTTGGCAATGAGGGTTGGCAAATTCATTACATCTGCAGGGATGAGGATTTCCGTATTCTCTTTGGCAACATTGAGGAAGTTATGGATAAAAGCCTTTGTGATTTGGAGTTTGATCGCAGAGGCACCACCTTGTTCAGAGATGGAACCTGCAATGGCTTCAATCCCTTTTGCTGTTGCTACAGCAAGGGCTTCGATTTCCGTTGCTTTCCCTTCGGCAGAGTTAATCCTTCTTTGTTTTTCCCCTTCCGATTTGTTCACAGCTTCTTCTTTAAAACCAAGGGAACGGTTGATTCTTGAATCTCTTTCCCCTTCGGAAAGTAGCACCTGCGAACGTTTGGCGATTTGTGCTTTCTTTTCTTTTTCCATCGCATCTAGAACCGATTTCGGTGGCACAATATTCAAAATTTCATAACGATTGACTTTGATTCCCCAAGGTTCCGATGCTTGGTCAATCGCCGCCACAATCGTAGAATTGATTAAGTCTTTTTCTCCAATCGTTTTGTCCAGTTCCATGGTTCCAATCACAGAACGCATTGTGGTTTGTGCCAGTTGGATGGCTGCAAATTGGAAATCTTCGATTCCATATGAGGCACGAACGGGATCGATGATTTTTAGATAAATGACTCCATCCACCTTCACCTGCACGTTGTCATGCGTGATACAAATTTGTGGTTGTACATCGATGGATTGTTCTTTGAGAGTATGGTAATACGCATCTCGATCAATGAAAGGGATGAGGATATGAAATCCTGCTCGTAAACTCCTGGAATATTTTCCCAGTCGTTCCACAATGAGAACATCCTGTGCTGGGATGATGCGAATGCAGCGAAAGATTTTATAAACCAAATAAATGGCAATGATCGACCAAAAAGCTAAGTATACAAATTCCATACTATTCTCCTACCTGAGGGATTTTGGTTGTGATTTTGGAAAGGCCTTCAAACACTCCACCAATGTTTGCGAGTGTTTCGGGAACCACTGTGGTTTTGGAAGTTTTCAAAATTTGACCGAGAGCATCCAAATATTCTTGGGTGATTTGTAAACTGACTGCTTCCTTTCCACCTTTTTTACTAATGGCTTCGGAGATGAGCTGTAAACCTTTTGCTGTCGCATTCGAAATGAGTGTGATTTCCTGGGCACGTCCATCGGCTTCATTCACCAATCGGATTTTTTCCCCTTCGGAAATGTTAATCGATTCTTGTCTTTCTCCGACAGAATGATTCACCCGAGCTTCCTTTTCTCCTTGGGAGATGGTGATTTCCGCTCGCCTTTCTCTTTCGGATTTCATTTGGTTTTCCATCTCGAGAAGGATTTGTTTGGGTGGAGTGATATTTCTGATTTCGTATCTTGTGACTTTGATTCCCCAAGGATCAGTGGCCCTGTCAATATTGGAAACCACTCGACCATTGATTTCATCTCTTTCCGAAAGTAAATTATCAAAAATTAATTTTCCAATTTCAGAACGAAGTGTGGTTTGTGCAAGTTGAGTTGTTGCCAACATAAAGTTATCAATTCCGTAAGATGCTTTTTCTCCATCGATGACTTTTAAATACAATACCCCATCCACTTCTACGGATACGTTATCCCTTGTAATACAAACTTGTGGATCAATATCGATGGTTTGTTCTTTTAGATTTTGGCGATAACGAATTTGGTCTACAAACGGAATCATAAAATAAAATCCCGATTTCAAAACCCCATTTAATACACCTAATCTTTCTTTTACATAAACACTTTGTTCTGGAACAATGATGATTGTCTTTTTGATGATATAAACAATGACCAAAAATACAACAATGACGGTCGCGCCCATAGTTTCTCCTTTGTGACGTTTGACCATACGAGATGAGGGAAAAGAGAAAAGGGTTTTTTGAGTCTCTTTAAAAAAAAATGAAATCTTTTGTTTATGAATCCACTCGTTCTACGGTAAAAGTCAGATTTTCCCGAGACAAAATTCGAACATAGTTTCCCTTGGTGATTTTGGAATCGTTAGAAACTGCATCCCAAAGGGTTCCTTGGAACCTTATTTTTCCTCCGTGCCTCTGCACTAAAATATCAGTTTCTACAGGCACAATTTGGTTTAAAAAATCATCTTTAATAAAAGGATCCACAGAAGATTCTGATTTAAAAAATCGTCTGACAGCAGACCCTCCCACAAGGATAGAAACTAAACTCGAAACCACCCAAACAACCACTTGGGAATAAAACTCCATAGGTACGAGACGAGTCAGAATCCCCGTAAAAATGGCTCCGATTCCTAAAAACATCACAAAGGTTCCCGGCAATAAGAATTCCGAAAATAAAAGTGTGAGCCCAAGAAAAATCCAGACATAAGGTGAGTTTGCGAAAATAAAATCCAAAAGAAACCTCTAAAGAATAGGAACAATGGATTCTAAGCAAAGGCAAGAAAAATAATACTTTGATTTCGGAGGAAGGGTTAGAACCTGTCTTGTGTGAAACGAATTTTTTTCATCTTAGTCGGAGTTTTACTCGTCCTCCAATTTTTTCCCATCGATCGCTCCAATCCTCCTGTCAAATCGGAGATCCAAACCAGTGCAGAGACCAAAGAAATCCTGAAGCGTAGTTGTTACGATTGCCATTCGAACGAAACTGTTTGGCCGACGTATTCCTATATTTTTCCCGCTTCCTTACTCATCTCTCACCATGTGGAAGAAGGAAGAGATGAATTGAATTTTTCCGAGTTTGGACTTCTAACGGACAAAAAACAAAACAAAAAAATCTATGAAATTTGGGAACAAGTGGAAGAAGGTGAGATGCCTCCCAAAGACTATCTATTGTTACACCCAAGTGCTAGGTTATCTGACAAAGATAAAGAAATTTTAAAACAATGGTCGGATCGTTTTAGTGGGGATTCGGAATGAAAGAGAAAAAATTATGGGGTGGTCGTTTTGAGGCACCACCTTCTTCTCTGATGATTCGCATTGGTGAGTCGATTAGTTTTGATAAAGAACTGTATTCACACGATATTGAAGGCTCCATTTCCCATTCTCGAATGCTAAAACGTATTGGTATCCTTACCGAATCGGAACAAAGAAAAATTGAAACCGGTCTTGGGCAGATCAAAAAAGAAATCGATTCTGGAAAGTTTGAATTCAAAATCGAAAACGAGGACATTCATATGTCTGTCGAATCTCGCCTAACGGAGCTTTTGGGAGATTTGGGAAAAAAACTACACACAGGTAGAAGCCGAAATGATCAGGTCTCCCAGGATGTTCGTTTATATATCAAAGCAGAAGTGGAATCCATTTTAGTTTTACTTTTGGATTTACTGAGTGCTTGGATCGGAAAAGCAGAAGCCCATACGAAAACCATCATCCCTGGATACACCCACCTACAAATTGCCCAACCCATTCGTGCATCTCATTATTTTTTATCTCATTTTTGGGCCAATGTTCGGGACTTCGAAGATTTTTTAGGCGCTTACGAAAGAGCAGACGAGCTAGTGTTAGGTTCTGGTGCTCTTGCGGGTGTTAATTATGCCACGGACCGGGACTTTATGAGAAAGGATTTGTCTCTTTCTCGGATTTCAGAAAATTCAATGGATGCCGTAAGCCAAAGAGATCATATTTTTAAATTTCTTTTTGCAGCTTCTCAATTTATGATCCATGTCTCTCGTTTTTGTGAAGAGATCATTTTATACACCTCCCAAGAGTTTAGTTATTTTAAATTGCCTGACCACTTGACTACCGGTTCTTCCATTATGCCACAAAAGAAAAATCCCGATGTGGCCGAACTCATTCGGGGGAAGGCGGGACGAGTGATCGGAAGTTTGACTCATTTGTTTGTGATGCTAAAAGGTACTCCTTTATCGTATAACAGAGATTTCCAAGAAGACAAACTCCCGTTATTTGATACAGTCAAACAAGTCAAACTGAGTATCGAAGGGGTGCGGGATATGGTTCTTGGGATCCAAGTGTTTCCAGAGAATGCGACCCGTAGCCTCCGTTCTGGATTTTCGACGGCAACGGACCTTGCCGACTGGCTTGTCAGTGCCAAAGGAATTCCATTTCGTTCTGCCCATGAAATTGTCGGTGAGCTAGTAAAACACTGCTCTTCCAAAGGGTATGATTTGTTTACGATTCCTAGTGGAGAGAGGGGGCAAATCCATGCTGTACTCACAGATCCAGGGTATGAAGCTGCCATTTCTCTAGAAACTTCTTGTGACAAAAAAGATGTGATGGGAGGAACCTCTCTTCCTCGTCAAAAAGAACAAATCAAACGAGCCAAGGCAAAGGTAAACGAATTGACCAAAAAGCTAAAATCGATAGAATCCAAAGGTAAAAAATAAATATGAAATCTAGTGTAATGAACAAACTCTCTTATTTTGCCTTTTTCTTTTTGGCTTTAACCCAAACCGTTTTCTGTAGTGACCAAACATTCAAAAAAATCACTTATGAACCTGTATCGTATTCACCTTCCAAAGTGATTGTCAAACGCCAGGATGCCACCTCGGTCAAGTTACCGGAAAAACCAGCCATTTATGCTGTGTTTACAACTACTTCTGGTGATTTGGTTTTAGAACTTTATGATACTGCTGCCCCCAAAACGGTTCAGAACTTTATCGACTTGGCCCAAGGCGAAAAAGAATTCAAAACCGACAAAGGCTCTGAAAGAAGGCCTTATTATGACGGACTGAAATTCCACCGAGTCATCGAAAACTTTATGGCCCAAGGTGGTTGCCCAAGAGGAGACGGAACAGGTGGACCTGGGTTTCAGATAGAAGATGAAATCAACGGAAAGGCTCTTGGACTTGATAAAGTCAAAATCAAAGACGCACCACAATACCAATCCCAACTCCAACGAGCTGTCCTTGCGGAATTTAAAATCCAATCAAGAGCTGAATTTGAAGAGAAACGAACAGAAGTAGAAAAAGCTTACCAAGAAGCAATGGAATTACCGGTTTTAGAAGTTTTACACCGTGTGGGTTACCGATACAACGAAGTCCTACCTAGCCAGAAAGCTGTCCGAGGTGCCTTAGCGATGGCCAATGCAGGTCCCAATACCAATGGATCCCAGTTTTTTATCAACCAAGTGGACACTCCTCACCTCGACGGACTCCATACTGTATTTGGATTTTTAGTTTCTGGATACGATGTACTTGACCGAATCATTGAAAAAGGAAATCTACAGACAACCATCCGTAAGGTTGTCATCATCGACAAACGCCAATGAACTACTTAGAAGGCATCGAAGTCATTCAAAAATACACATCCGGTTCCTCGGTGGAGCCGGTGTTAAAATTCA encodes:
- a CDS encoding RNHCP domain-containing protein; the encoded protein is MVRESELSKFQKFSKKKRFDDEDEGFSSLKPKTKSHRFRSDVDEFRCVECKQMVFPPGFGTDQRNHCPNCLTSLHLDNSPGDRAATCGSKMEAISIWVRKGEWVILHRCKGCGVIHANRIGPDDNEALLVSLAAQAMAKPSFRLFTENPVEDPPDDKC
- a CDS encoding SPFH domain-containing protein — protein: MEFVYLAFWSIIAIYLVYKIFRCIRIIPAQDVLIVERLGKYSRSLRAGFHILIPFIDRDAYYHTLKEQSIDVQPQICITHDNVQVKVDGVIYLKIIDPVRASYGIEDFQFAAIQLAQTTMRSVIGTMELDKTIGEKDLINSTIVAAIDQASEPWGIKVNRYEILNIVPPKSVLDAMEKEKKAQIAKRSQVLLSEGERDSRINRSLGFKEEAVNKSEGEKQRRINSAEGKATEIEALAVATAKGIEAIAGSISEQGGASAIKLQITKAFIHNFLNVAKENTEILIPADVMNLPTLIANLTEGKKPKA
- a CDS encoding SPFH domain-containing protein gives rise to the protein MGATVIVVFLVIVYIIKKTIIIVPEQSVYVKERLGVLNGVLKSGFYFMIPFVDQIRYRQNLKEQTIDIDPQVCITRDNVSVEVDGVLYLKVIDGEKASYGIDNFMLATTQLAQTTLRSEIGKLIFDNLLSERDEINGRVVSNIDRATDPWGIKVTRYEIRNITPPKQILLEMENQMKSERERRAEITISQGEKEARVNHSVGERQESINISEGEKIRLVNEADGRAQEITLISNATAKGLQLISEAISKKGGKEAVSLQITQEYLDALGQILKTSKTTVVPETLANIGGVFEGLSKITTKIPQVGE
- a CDS encoding NfeD family protein, with product MDFIFANSPYVWIFLGLTLLFSEFLLPGTFVMFLGIGAIFTGILTRLVPMEFYSQVVVWVVSSLVSILVGGSAVRRFFKSESSVDPFIKDDFLNQIVPVETDILVQRHGGKIRFQGTLWDAVSNDSKITKGNYVRILSRENLTFTVERVDS
- a CDS encoding heme-binding domain-containing protein; translation: MKRIFFILVGVLLVLQFFPIDRSNPPVKSEIQTSAETKEILKRSCYDCHSNETVWPTYSYIFPASLLISHHVEEGRDELNFSEFGLLTDKKQNKKIYEIWEQVEEGEMPPKDYLLLHPSARLSDKDKEILKQWSDRFSGDSE
- the argH gene encoding argininosuccinate lyase gives rise to the protein MKEKKLWGGRFEAPPSSLMIRIGESISFDKELYSHDIEGSISHSRMLKRIGILTESEQRKIETGLGQIKKEIDSGKFEFKIENEDIHMSVESRLTELLGDLGKKLHTGRSRNDQVSQDVRLYIKAEVESILVLLLDLLSAWIGKAEAHTKTIIPGYTHLQIAQPIRASHYFLSHFWANVRDFEDFLGAYERADELVLGSGALAGVNYATDRDFMRKDLSLSRISENSMDAVSQRDHIFKFLFAASQFMIHVSRFCEEIILYTSQEFSYFKLPDHLTTGSSIMPQKKNPDVAELIRGKAGRVIGSLTHLFVMLKGTPLSYNRDFQEDKLPLFDTVKQVKLSIEGVRDMVLGIQVFPENATRSLRSGFSTATDLADWLVSAKGIPFRSAHEIVGELVKHCSSKGYDLFTIPSGERGQIHAVLTDPGYEAAISLETSCDKKDVMGGTSLPRQKEQIKRAKAKVNELTKKLKSIESKGKK
- a CDS encoding peptidylprolyl isomerase; this translates as MNKLSYFAFFFLALTQTVFCSDQTFKKITYEPVSYSPSKVIVKRQDATSVKLPEKPAIYAVFTTTSGDLVLELYDTAAPKTVQNFIDLAQGEKEFKTDKGSERRPYYDGLKFHRVIENFMAQGGCPRGDGTGGPGFQIEDEINGKALGLDKVKIKDAPQYQSQLQRAVLAEFKIQSRAEFEEKRTEVEKAYQEAMELPVLEVLHRVGYRYNEVLPSQKAVRGALAMANAGPNTNGSQFFINQVDTPHLDGLHTVFGFLVSGYDVLDRIIEKGNLQTTIRKVVIIDKRQ